DNA from Thermomicrobium roseum DSM 5159:
CGCACGACCGTCGACCGCCTCCGGCGGGCCAGTATGGACCTTACCATGTTCCAGTTCGATCCGCGTGATCCGACTGGTGGACACGGACTCGTCATCGCGCTCCACGATTCGGTCTCCCAGCCCTTTGCCTGGTACCTGCGTGACTTCCCGTCCTTGCGTATCGTCTCGACGAGCGACCTACCTCGTGCACTCGCGGATGCCCAGGTCATCGTCATACCTCCGGAAATGCACGCGGGAATCGCCGCAGCGCGGCCCGAGCTGGTCTGGCAACCGGTTCCCGCGCAACTCGCAGTCCCAGCGGTCCTGCGCTCACCACCCTGGGGACGTCTGGTGACCGGCATCGTCGATCCCCGCGATTGGCGAGAATACATCTCGTTTCTCCTCTACCGTCGAATCGCGGTACCGAATCTGCCGCAGACGGTTCTAGTAGGATTGGTGCCGGAGGTGGCAACGCGGGCCGGTTACTCGGCGGTCCCCTGAGCGATCGATGGCGCACATACTCGTCGTCGAGGACGACGCGCGTATTGCCAAGATTCTGGAACTTTTCCTGCGCCGCGACGGGCACACGGTCGTGACCGTTGCCGACGGAACGGCTGCGCTGGCGCGCTTCGAGCAGGAGCACCCTGATCTGGTCATCCTCGACCTCATGTTGCCGGGCACACACGGTCGTGACGTCTGCCGAGCCCTCCGTCTCCGCCATGCCACACCGATCCTCATGCTCACGGCGCTCGATGACGAGCGCGATATCGTCGAGGGACTAGATCTCGGGGCCGACGACTACGTCACCAAACCGTTCAAGCCGAACGAGCTGCTCGCCCGCGTGCGGGCACTCCTGCGGCGCGCCAGCGGACCACCGGTGAGAGAACTTGTGTACGGGGATATCCGCATCGACCGTGAGGCACGCACTGTCTTCATCGATGATGAGCCGGTCACCTTGCGCCCACGCGAGTTCGACCTCTTGCTGGCCCTGGTGAGCCAGGCGGGCAGAATCATCTCGCGTCAGCGCCTTTTGCAGCAAGTCTGGTGCGACCACGAAATCGACGAGGCTTCGCGCACCCTGGACGTCCACGTCAATCGGCTGCGTCAGAAATTGCAGAAAAGTCGCGTCCGGATCGAGAGCATCCGAGGCATCGGCTACCGACTCGCTCTCAGTGAATCGTAAGCGTCCGGTTACGTTCCGTTTACATCGCGCGATCAGACTGAGGAGTGGCAGGCGGGGTGGAGACCACTCCGGTTGCCGGATAGGGTGAGCAGTGATCAGGAGTCTACGCGGCCGCTTGTTCGCGAGCTTCGTCGCGGTGGTGCTGGTCATGGTGACCACAACTGCTCTGGCTGCCATTTGGCCCCTCGTCCGCGCCCAGCGCGAGGTCAACCAGCGCGAGCTGGAGCAGCTGGCGGCCCAACTGGCAGTCGGCATCGATGCCGTTTACCGTCGCCCCGGACTGCGGCCGCTCCTGGGCGGTGAGTTCCTGCACGAACTCGGTGAGCGCAGCGGCGTGCGGCTCCTGATCATCGACCCGCAGGGGGCGATCGTGGCGGATTCGGTCGAGGAGCCGCTTCCCCCGGCCGTACGGGCAGCGGTCACCCAGGGGTTAGCGGAGGGCACACGAGAGCAACGATTCTCTCCTGGAAAGCGCGACCGGGCGGTCCGGCTCGCTGGTTCGGTGGGCGGCTACTCATTGGCGGCAGCCCCGTTGGCCAGCGTACCGGGAGCGACCCTCGTCGTCCTGGCGCCGGCACCGACGCGGGTCCTCCTGCGCACGCTGATCCCAGGGCTTGGGCTGGCGCTGGCTGCTGGGCTCGTCGCCTCGCTCGCTGTGACCTGGTTCCTTGCACGATCGATCGCTGGGCCGATCGCGCGCCTAGCTGCAGTCGCCGACGCTATCGCGGCCGGTGACCTCTCGCGCCAGGCGAGTGACGCTGGGTCCGACGAGGTCGGGCGACTGGTGCGCAGCTTCAACACGATGGTGACGACTCTGCGGCGTCTCCTGGAGGGACAGCGCAACCTCCTAGCCAACGTCGCCCACGAACTCCGCACGCCGCTCACAGTGATCCAGGGATATGCCCACGCGCTCCGGGAGGGACTGCTCACCGAGGCGCCCGAGCGCGAGGAGGCGTTGCAGGTCATCGCGAGCGAGAGCGAACGGGCAGCGCGCCTCCTCACGCAGCTCTTGCACCTGACGCGCCTGGAAACCGGCCAGATCGCGCTCGAGCGCCAGCCTGTCGATCTGGCGGCACTGGTTCAACGTGTCCTGGCTCGTCACCGGCTGGAGGCTCAGCAGCGCCGTATCACGCTGACGGCGACGATCCCCGACGCACTGCTGGTTTCGGGAGATCCGGATCTGCTCGAGCAGGCGATCGAGAACCTGGTGCAGAATGCGCTCGTCCACGGCCGTGACGGGATGGACATCGTGATCAGCGCGCGGTCGATCCCCGCAACACCCCCGCGGGTCGCACTCACCGTCCGCGACACTGGTCCTGGTATTCCGCCCGATGCCTTGCCACACTTGTTCGATCGGTTCTACCGGGGAGCCCCAGCACAGAACGACCGGAACGGTTTCGGACTCGGCTTAGCCATCGTCCGCGAGATCGTGACCCTTCACGGCGGGACGGTCTCGGTGGCCTCCGAACTCGGAGTCGGGACGACGTTCACGCTGGAACTCCCGGAAGCGACCGTGCTCGATTGAGAGGAGGTCAGCCATGTCGTGGAATCAGCTACGCAGTCGACGGTTCTGGATCGTGATGCTCCTGAGCGGAGCCCTCGCCTCGCTCGTGGCCAGCGCAGGGTTCGTGGCTGCCCAAGCAGCTCCTCCCACCCCATCCACGAAGGCCGGCATCTGCTCGTCGCTCGGAGAGACCAAAGCTGGGCCGCTCAGTGATCTCTTGAGCGCGTTAGTCAACGAGGGCATCATCACCCAGGACCAGGCAAACCGTATTCAGCAATATGTCACCGACCGGGCTCGTACGCGCTGTTATCAGGCTCACGTTTTGTCACCCGCCGATATCCTGAGCACCACTGCGACCAAGCTCGGCTTGACCGTTAGCCAGCTCGAGGCAGAACTCCGGCAGGGCAAGACGCTCGCCCAGATCGCCGGTGAGCATGGCGTCACCCGCGATGACTTGAAGGCGGCACTGCTCCAAACAGCTCAGGCGAACGCGAAGACGCTGGTCCAACAGGGTGTCCTCACGCAGGACGAGGCAGACCAGGCTCTGCGAGCGGTCGAGAGCAACCTCGACGCGCTGATCGACGCGACTGGACCCTGGGGCTTCAAGCACGGCGCCGGATGGGGGCGCGGCCGGTATCACCGCTGGGGCTGGCAGTACGCTCCGGGCGCACCAGAGCAGCAAGGACAGAACGGAGCCCGCTTCGCTCCCTGGATGCCGATTTACAGCCAGTGAATCAGCCTTGCCCTTCTCACTCCGCCCGGGGAGGAGGGTTCCCTCCTCCCCGTCTCGTTTGCCGGATCGGCGCGGGCATTTTGACGTCGATCAGCTTCCCTGTTACGATCAGCATGTCCCGCACCGCTGCCCGTGTTTCGGTGACGCGCGGGGCGGTTCCGATGAGGGGGAATCCGATGTATTTGGAACGGATCGACAGTCCACAGGACCTCAAGCGATTGAGCGTACCCGAACTCGAAAAGCTTGCCGAAGAGATCAGGGAAGCCATCATCGAAGTTGTGCTGGGGAAAACCGGCGGACACTTCGCTCCGAATCTCGGGACAGTCGAACTCACGTTGGCCTTGCATTACGTCTTCGATTCGCCGCGGGACAAAATCGTTTGGGATGTCGGTCACCAGGCCTACCCGCACAAGCTGGTGACCGGTCGCCGCGACCGGTTCCACACGATCCGGCAAGAAGGTGGCCTGAGCGGTTTCCTCCAGCGCGAAGAAAGCCCGCACGACCACTTCGGCGCTGGCCACGCTTCGACGTCGATTTCGGCCGCCCTGGGAATGGCGGTGGCAGCCAAACTACGGGGCGATCGCTACCACACGATCGCTGTTATCGGCGACGGTGCGCTGACCGGTGGCATGGCCTATGAAGCGCTGAATCATGCCGGTGCCCTCCAGGTACCCCTGATCGTCGTCCTCAACGACAACGAGATGTCGATCGCACCCAATGTGGGGGCACTGGCACGGTATCTGACCCGCGTCCGGACCGACACGCGGTACCGGCAAGCAAAGGTCGAAATCGAGCGACTGCTCCGACGGCTTCCGCAAGGCGAACGGCTGGTCGAACTCTCTCACCGCTTCTTGGACGGCCTCAAGGAGGTCGTCTACCGGACGATGATCTGGGAAGAACTCGGCTTTACCTATATCGGTCCGATCGATGGGCACAACCTGCGCGAGTTGATCGAGACCTTCCAGTTGGTCAAGACGTTCGACAGCCCGGTTTTCGTCCATGTCTTGACTGTCAAGGGCAAGGGATACCAGCCAGCGGAAGATGATCCGTTCAAGCACCACAGCGCGGCGGTCAAGGTTCCGGGAGCACCACCCACCCCACCACGGTACCAGGATGTCTTCGGTCAGACGTTGGTCGAGCTCGCCGCCAAAAATGATCGAATCGTCGCCATCACTGCGGCCATGCCGGACGGGACTGGGCTCCTGCCCTTCGCCGCAGCGTACCCTGACCGGTTCTTCGACGTGGGGATCGCCGAACAGCATGCCGTCACCTTCGCGGCTGGCCTGGCAACGCAGGGGCTCCGTCCGGTCTGCGCGATTTATTCCACCTTCCTGCAACGTGCCTACGACCAGGTGATCCATGACGTCTGTATCCAGAAACTCCCCGTCGTCTTCGCGATGGACCGTGCCGGTCTCGTGGGGGAAGATGGGCGAACCCATCACGGTGTGTTCGACGTCGCATATCTCCGCTGTCTTCCCAATATGGTCCTCATGGCACCGAAGGACGAGGATGAGCTGCGTCACATGTTAGCGACTGCGCTCGCTTACGAGGAAGGGCCGATCGCGCTCCGCTACCCGCGCGGGAGCGGTGTCGGCGTCCCCATGCTCGGGGAACCGCGTGTCCTGCCCATCGGCCGAGCGGAATTACTGCGCGAGGGATCCGACGTCGCGATCGTGGCGCTCGGTGCGACCGTTCTCCCGGCCGAGCGTGCCGCGGACATCCTCGCGGAGCGGGGAATCCGCGCGACTGTCATCAACGCTCGTTTCGTCAAACCGCTCGACCGGTCACTCATTCTCGATGCTGCGCGCGAATGCGGTTGCCTGGTGACGGTCGAAGAAGCCCAGCTGGCCGGAGGTTTCGGCAGCGCAGTCCTGGAGACACTCGCCGATGCCGGACTGTTGATTCCGGTACTGCGCCTGGGCCTGGCCGATCGCTTTTTCGACCACGCTTCCCAGGCATCGCTCCGGCGGCAAGCGGGAATCGATGCCGAATCGATCGCCAGCCGGACGCTCGCGTTCCTCGCGACCCATGGTCGTATCGAGACAGGAGCGATCAGCGACCGGTGAGCGGTGAGCCGCTCGATCTCGAGTTCGTCCAGCAGGCCCTCGGGCGCTGGGGAGAGGCTTTCACGCCGGAGCGCGAACGTGCCTTCCAGCAGTACGGGCAACTGCTCCTGCAGTGGAACAGGCAAATCAACTTGACTGGGCTCGACGAGTGGTCAGCTATTCAGCGCCGACTGCTCGTCGAGTCGCTCGCTCTGCTTCCCTGGGTGGATCGCGCCTGCGAGCGAAAGACTCCTTGCCGGATGATCGACGTGGGTACCGGAGCAGGCATACCGGGCATCCCGATCGCGGTCGTTCGGCCCTCGCTCATGATCACCCTCCTCGACGCGACCAAAAAGAAGATCCGCTTCCTCGAGACGGTCGTGCAACAGCTGCGACTGGCCAACGTCGTGCCCATACACGAGCGGGCCGAAGTCCTCGCTCATCAGCCAGCTCACCGCGGCCGCTACCATCTCGCGACGGCCCGAGCACTGGCGCATCTGGCGACCGCGTGCGAACTCACGTTGCCTTTCCTGGCCCCAGGAGGGCTTGCGCTCTTCCCGAAAGGTACCGGTATCGAGCAGGAACTCGCCGAGAGCCAGCCAGCACTCGCTCTCCTTGGCGGTGAACTCCTCGCCGTCGAGCCTCTCCCGCTGGCAGATCTCGTCGGCACCGCCAGTACACTCGTCGTCGTCCGCGCGGTACGCCCTTGCCCGCCCATGTACCCGCGGCGACCCGGTGTCCCGGCGAAGCGACCGCTCGGCGAGTTCACCCGGAAGGAGTGACAGCATGGCGATCCGGAAAGAGCGTCTGGTCATCGTCGGCGGGGATGCAGCTGGCATGAGCGCTGCATCACAGGTACGACGGCTGCGCTCCGACGTCGAGATCATCGCTTTCGAACGCGGTGCGTTCACCTCGTACGCGCTCTGCGGGTTGCCATATTACGTCGCAGGGTATGTCGCGGAGTGGAGTCAGCTCATCGCTCGCACACCGGAAGCACATCGCCGCAACGGCATCGATGTGCGGCTGCGCACCGAGGTCATCGGGCTCGATCTGGCTCGCCGCGAGGTGATCGCGCTGGACCACGAGCAGCGGCGCGAGTATCGCGAGCCGTTCGATCAGCTCGTGCTGGCCACTGGTGCGCGCCCGCGTGAACTCGCTGTCCCTGGTCGAGACGCCGCCGGTATTTTCACGTTGCACGGTATCGAGGAGGCGCAAGCGCTCGTCGACTGGCTCGCTCGAGAGCGACCGCAGCGAGCGGCCGTGGTCGGTGGTGGCTACATCGGCATCGAGATCGCCGAGGCATTCCGTGCCCGCGGCCTGGCGACCACACTCATCGAGGCTGGCGAGCAAGTTATGCCGATGCTGGATCCTGACATGGCCGAGTTGGTGGAGAGAGCACTGCGCGAAGAACAGGTGACCGTGTTGACGAAGGCACCAGTCGAAGCCTTTGCCACCCGCGGAGGACGGATCCGGGCGGTCATCACTCCAGCTGGCGAAATCGCTGCCGATGTCGTCGTGATCGGCATCGGAGTAGAACCGAACAGCGAGCTGGCTCGAGCTACTGGTCTCGTGGTCGGGGAACGCAATGCCGTGCACGTCGACGACCGCTGCCGCACCTCGGAACCAGGCATCTGGGCGGCCGGCGATTGCGCGGACGTGTCTCACCGCTTGCTCGGTCGGTCCGTGTACTTCCCGCTCGGTACCACTGCCAACAAGCAGGGTCGTATCTGCGGACTCAACCTGGGAGGCCGCGATGCCCGCTTCCCTGGTATCGTCGGCACCGCCATCACGCGCTTCGGCGACACCGAGATCGCCCGCACCGGGCTCAGTGAGCGCGAGGCACGAGTCGCAGGGTTGTCCGTGATCACTGGTCACGCCCGCTCCACGACCCGCTCCGGCTATTTCCCTGGCGCGAGCTGGATGACGGTCAAAATGCTGGCCGAAGAGAGCACCGGTCGACTGCTCGGTGCCCAAATCGTCGGCGGACCGGGAGCAGGCAAGCGGATCGACACTGTTGCAACTGCGTTGAGCGCCGGCCTCACGCTCGAGGAGTTCATCTATCTCGATCTCGCCTACGCACCGCCGTTCTCACCCGTCTGGGATCCGGTCGTCGTGGCAGCTCGCAAGCTCGCTCGCGAGGCATGAAGAGGACGGGCGCGAGCAGACTCGATCGAGTCGGCTCGCGCCCAGCAGGGCATCGCTCGATCCAGACAACGGTGCGCTGGTACATGGCGAAGCAGTCCTGACCCCGTTCGGCCCGTTCCTGGAGTGGTACGGGTCGATGACCCAATGCAGCCGGTTCCCAGTGTGCGACGAAGACTGGTCGTGCCTTGACAGCGCTCTTCCTTTCCCGGTAGAGTGGAGATGCTCGGTTGCCCTGCATCCTGCACTGAGGAGCGCGCAGGAGGATGAGATCGGCAGGCAGGGGAGAAGCGCGAGGGTGATTTTCGTACTCACAGTCGCCCTGCGGGATTGCCCCGGCAAGGAAACGAAGGCCATCGTCCGATGATCGTTCGGCTCATCATCCGAAGGCTCTTCTTCCTCATCTTCGTGCTGCTCGGGCTCTCGCTCATCACCTTCACCTTGTCGCACGTCGTGCCGAGCGATCCTGCCCGCATGATCGCTGGGCCGCGCGCGAGCCCAGCAGCGGTCGAGAAGATCCGCAAGGAGTACGGGCTCGACCAACCGCTTTGGCGCCAGTACGTGCGCTACGTGAGCGGTTTGGTCCGCTTCGACTTCGGCAAGTCGTTGACCTCCCGCCGTCCCGTCGCCGAGGACTTGAAGCGGTACCTGCCAGCCACGATCGAACTCGCACTCGCCTCGATGCTGTTCGCGGTGATCCTCGGCATCCCCCTCGGTATTCTCTCAGCGGTCCAGCGAAACTCCCTGCTCGATCTCTTCGGCCGGACCATCTCGATTCTCGGCCTGTCGATTCCGTCCTTTTGGCTGGCACTCGTCCTGCAGTTCATCCTGTTTGCCCAACTGGGGCTGCTCCCCGATGGCCAGCGACTCCCGATCGGAGTCAAAGAGCCGCCACCGGTCACGGGCTTGTTCACGATCGATGCGCTCCTGGCCGGGAACCTTCCGCTCTTCTTCCTGGCTCTCAAGCACTTGGTCATGCCGTCACTGGTGCTCGGGCTCGCTGCGCTCGCGATCGTCACACGAATGGTCCGCTCGGGGATGCTGGAGGTTCTCGGACAGGATTACATCCGAACCGCGCGGGCCAAGGGGTTGCGCCCGAGTACGGTCATCCTCCGCCATGCGCTCAAGAACGCCTTACTCCCGGCTGTCACGGTGATCGGCCTGCAGTTCGGGTTGCTCATGGGCGGGGCCGTTCTCGTCGAGATCATCTTTTCCTGGCCAGGCATCGGTCGCTACGCCTTTCAAGCCATCCAGAACTTCGATTACAACGCAGTCATCTCCGTGACCCTGGTCATCGGTGCCGCCTACGTTCTCGTCAATCTCTTGGTCGATATCGCGTACGTGCTGCTCGATCCACGCATCCGGGTGACGTGACATGGAGCGAACCACGACCGCGACGACCAGGCCAGTGACCGTGCTGCTCGAGCGCCCACCGCGCCAGCGCACCCTCTCGAGCACGGTCATCGAATTCCTTCGTCACAGCCCGCTCAACTTGCTGGGCGTGGTACTGATCGCCCTTTTCCTTTTCCTCGTGGTCTTCGGTAGTGTGCTCGCACCGCACGACCCCATCCAGCCGAACGTCGCCCTCAAGCTTCAGCCCCCATCGTCGACGTACTGGTTCGGTACCGACGAGCTCGGGCGCGACGTGTTCAGTCGGGTGCTGAGCGGAGCCAAATATTCCTTGGGTATCGCGTTCATCATTCTGTCGATCGCTGTCGTTGTCGGAACGCTGGTCGGTCTGATCGCTGGCTACGTCGGTGGGCTGGTCGACGAACTGCTCATGCGCCTGACCGACCTTTTCCTGGCTTTTCCGGCCCTCGTTCTCGCCATGGCGATCGCTGCGACGCTCGGTCGTAACCTGCAGAACACGGTGATCGCGCTCACCGTCGTGTACTGGCCATGGTATGCACGCCTCGTTCGGGGTCAGGTGCTGTGGCTCAAGGAGCGCGAGTTCATCGAGGCAGCGCGAGCGATCGGTGCCTCGCCCTGGCGCATCGTCGGCCGGCATATTCTGCCGAACACGCTTGCGGTGATCATCGTCCAACTCACGCTCGATGTGGGCTATGCGGTGTTGGCAACGTCCGGCCTCTCGTTTCTCGGACTCGGTGCCCAGCCTCCGACGCCGGAATGGGGTACGATGATCGCTGGTGCCCGAACCTTCTTCCGCGATGCGTGGTGGTACATTACGTTTCCTGGCCTGGCCCTGACGCTCACCGTTTTGGGCTTCAATCTACTCGGCGATGGCTTGCGTGACTTCCTCGATCCGCGGACTCGGCGACGGTAAGCATCGAGAGGAGGAGCACGATGGATCCCCGACGCCCCGAAGAATCGCTCGCCCTTCTGCTGGCAGCGCGCAGTGGCCGGCTCACGCGCCGGCAGATCCTGAGCCGCGGCCTGGCACTCGGTCTCTCCACTCCGACGATTCTCGCCTTGTTGGCTGCCTGCTCGCGGGGCGGGGAAACGCCGACCGCCCCTGCCCCAGCAGCTACCCCACAGCCCGGCCAAACCCCCACCGGCCGGCGAGAATCGACGAATCGCGAGTTCGTCGTCCTCTTCTTCGGAGGGGTACCGGACCTCGATCCGCAATCAGCGTACGATAACCAGGCTTCGGCACTCTTCCTCGCCTGTTACGAGATGCTGATCAAGCTGAAGGGGGAGTCCACCTTCGACTACGAGCCGATGCTGGCTCGTGAGTGGTCGCACAACGACAACTTTACCGAGTTCACTTTCAAGCTACCGCCGAACGCCGTCTTCCACGATGGCTCCCCGTGCGACGCAGACGCGGTGAAGCGCTCGTTCACGCGTTTCCTCAAGATGGGTCGAGGGCCCGTCAATGTGATCTCGCGTTTCGTCGAGGATCCCGACCAACAGATCCAGGTCGTCGACACCACGACGATCAAGTTCGTCATGACCAAACCACAACCACTCTTCCTGGCCGCGATGGCCTCCGAGTACGGGCCGCTGATCGTCTCGCCGAAAGCGTGGGACGAGCACAAGACTGCCGACGACGAGTTCGCGCACGACTGGTTCAGCCAGAACATCGTCGGCACCGGCCCGTACAAGCCAGTCGAACTCTTGCAGCAGGAACGATTCGTTTTCGAGCGCTTCGAGCAGTATCATGGCGAGCGGCCCTTCTTCGACCGGATCATCGCCCGGGTCGTCCCCGAGGATGCAACCCGACGCCAGCTCATGGAGACAGGCGAGGCCCACGCCTGTGCCTACATCAATCCCGAAGACCTCCTGGCCATGAAGCAGAACCCGAATCTCCAGATCGTCGAGTACGACACGACCGAGGTCGACTGGATCCGCATGAACTACGCCCGCTTGAATGCGAAGGCGCGTCAGGGGTTCTGTTACGCGTGGCCATACCAAGAAGTGATCGAAAAGGTCCTGCGCGGTTATGCCAAACCGATCAACGGGCCGATCGCCGACACCGTCATCGGTTACGATCCTTCCATACCGACCTATACGACTGACTTGCAAAAGGCCAAGCAACTGCTCAGCGAAGCGGGTATCAAGGAAGGCGACACCTTCACCTACATGTACTCGAGCGGCGATCAGACGGATGCCGCGATGGCCCAGCTCTTCCAGGCCAATCTCGCCCAGATCGGTATCCGGCTCGAGCTCCAGCAGGTCGAGCGGGCAGCACTACTGGAACTCGCCTACGGCGATACGCCGCCGGAACAGCGCCCGCACTTCATGTCCGGTGGATGGTGGCCGGACTACAACGATTCCTGGAACCAGATCTACCCGAACTACCACTCCGACTCGGTGGGTTCCAAGGGTTCCAACGCGATGTTCTACCAGAATCCGGAGGTCGATCGGCTCATGAACCAGCTGAAGGATGCGGCGACGGAAGACGAGATCCGGCGCCTCACCGGGCAAATCGTGCGCATTCTCACCTGGGACGATCCAGCCGCTATCTTTTATGCCCAGATCAAGAAGGCAACTGTGCTGCAGAAGGATATTCGCGGCTACGTCCCCAAC
Protein-coding regions in this window:
- a CDS encoding ABC transporter substrate-binding protein, yielding MDPRRPEESLALLLAARSGRLTRRQILSRGLALGLSTPTILALLAACSRGGETPTAPAPAATPQPGQTPTGRRESTNREFVVLFFGGVPDLDPQSAYDNQASALFLACYEMLIKLKGESTFDYEPMLAREWSHNDNFTEFTFKLPPNAVFHDGSPCDADAVKRSFTRFLKMGRGPVNVISRFVEDPDQQIQVVDTTTIKFVMTKPQPLFLAAMASEYGPLIVSPKAWDEHKTADDEFAHDWFSQNIVGTGPYKPVELLQQERFVFERFEQYHGERPFFDRIIARVVPEDATRRQLMETGEAHACAYINPEDLLAMKQNPNLQIVEYDTTEVDWIRMNYARLNAKARQGFCYAWPYQEVIEKVLRGYAKPINGPIADTVIGYDPSIPTYTTDLQKAKQLLSEAGIKEGDTFTYMYSSGDQTDAAMAQLFQANLAQIGIRLELQQVERAALLELAYGDTPPEQRPHFMSGGWWPDYNDSWNQIYPNYHSDSVGSKGSNAMFYQNPEVDRLMNQLKDAATEDEIRRLTGQIVRILTWDDPAAIFYAQIKKATVLQKDIRGYVPNPIYINSYNFWAMWREAL
- the dxs gene encoding 1-deoxy-D-xylulose-5-phosphate synthase, whose product is MYLERIDSPQDLKRLSVPELEKLAEEIREAIIEVVLGKTGGHFAPNLGTVELTLALHYVFDSPRDKIVWDVGHQAYPHKLVTGRRDRFHTIRQEGGLSGFLQREESPHDHFGAGHASTSISAALGMAVAAKLRGDRYHTIAVIGDGALTGGMAYEALNHAGALQVPLIVVLNDNEMSIAPNVGALARYLTRVRTDTRYRQAKVEIERLLRRLPQGERLVELSHRFLDGLKEVVYRTMIWEELGFTYIGPIDGHNLRELIETFQLVKTFDSPVFVHVLTVKGKGYQPAEDDPFKHHSAAVKVPGAPPTPPRYQDVFGQTLVELAAKNDRIVAITAAMPDGTGLLPFAAAYPDRFFDVGIAEQHAVTFAAGLATQGLRPVCAIYSTFLQRAYDQVIHDVCIQKLPVVFAMDRAGLVGEDGRTHHGVFDVAYLRCLPNMVLMAPKDEDELRHMLATALAYEEGPIALRYPRGSGVGVPMLGEPRVLPIGRAELLREGSDVAIVALGATVLPAERAADILAERGIRATVINARFVKPLDRSLILDAARECGCLVTVEEAQLAGGFGSAVLETLADAGLLIPVLRLGLADRFFDHASQASLRRQAGIDAESIASRTLAFLATHGRIETGAISDR
- a CDS encoding ABC transporter permease, whose translation is MIVRLIIRRLFFLIFVLLGLSLITFTLSHVVPSDPARMIAGPRASPAAVEKIRKEYGLDQPLWRQYVRYVSGLVRFDFGKSLTSRRPVAEDLKRYLPATIELALASMLFAVILGIPLGILSAVQRNSLLDLFGRTISILGLSIPSFWLALVLQFILFAQLGLLPDGQRLPIGVKEPPPVTGLFTIDALLAGNLPLFFLALKHLVMPSLVLGLAALAIVTRMVRSGMLEVLGQDYIRTARAKGLRPSTVILRHALKNALLPAVTVIGLQFGLLMGGAVLVEIIFSWPGIGRYAFQAIQNFDYNAVISVTLVIGAAYVLVNLLVDIAYVLLDPRIRVT
- the nikC gene encoding nickel transporter permease — encoded protein: MERTTTATTRPVTVLLERPPRQRTLSSTVIEFLRHSPLNLLGVVLIALFLFLVVFGSVLAPHDPIQPNVALKLQPPSSTYWFGTDELGRDVFSRVLSGAKYSLGIAFIILSIAVVVGTLVGLIAGYVGGLVDELLMRLTDLFLAFPALVLAMAIAATLGRNLQNTVIALTVVYWPWYARLVRGQVLWLKEREFIEAARAIGASPWRIVGRHILPNTLAVIIVQLTLDVGYAVLATSGLSFLGLGAQPPTPEWGTMIAGARTFFRDAWWYITFPGLALTLTVLGFNLLGDGLRDFLDPRTRRR
- a CDS encoding response regulator transcription factor, with translation MAHILVVEDDARIAKILELFLRRDGHTVVTVADGTAALARFEQEHPDLVILDLMLPGTHGRDVCRALRLRHATPILMLTALDDERDIVEGLDLGADDYVTKPFKPNELLARVRALLRRASGPPVRELVYGDIRIDREARTVFIDDEPVTLRPREFDLLLALVSQAGRIISRQRLLQQVWCDHEIDEASRTLDVHVNRLRQKLQKSRVRIESIRGIGYRLALSES
- a CDS encoding sensor histidine kinase; the protein is MIRSLRGRLFASFVAVVLVMVTTTALAAIWPLVRAQREVNQRELEQLAAQLAVGIDAVYRRPGLRPLLGGEFLHELGERSGVRLLIIDPQGAIVADSVEEPLPPAVRAAVTQGLAEGTREQRFSPGKRDRAVRLAGSVGGYSLAAAPLASVPGATLVVLAPAPTRVLLRTLIPGLGLALAAGLVASLAVTWFLARSIAGPIARLAAVADAIAAGDLSRQASDAGSDEVGRLVRSFNTMVTTLRRLLEGQRNLLANVAHELRTPLTVIQGYAHALREGLLTEAPEREEALQVIASESERAARLLTQLLHLTRLETGQIALERQPVDLAALVQRVLARHRLEAQQRRITLTATIPDALLVSGDPDLLEQAIENLVQNALVHGRDGMDIVISARSIPATPPRVALTVRDTGPGIPPDALPHLFDRFYRGAPAQNDRNGFGLGLAIVREIVTLHGGTVSVASELGVGTTFTLELPEATVLD
- a CDS encoding FAD-dependent oxidoreductase, coding for MAIRKERLVIVGGDAAGMSAASQVRRLRSDVEIIAFERGAFTSYALCGLPYYVAGYVAEWSQLIARTPEAHRRNGIDVRLRTEVIGLDLARREVIALDHEQRREYREPFDQLVLATGARPRELAVPGRDAAGIFTLHGIEEAQALVDWLARERPQRAAVVGGGYIGIEIAEAFRARGLATTLIEAGEQVMPMLDPDMAELVERALREEQVTVLTKAPVEAFATRGGRIRAVITPAGEIAADVVVIGIGVEPNSELARATGLVVGERNAVHVDDRCRTSEPGIWAAGDCADVSHRLLGRSVYFPLGTTANKQGRICGLNLGGRDARFPGIVGTAITRFGDTEIARTGLSEREARVAGLSVITGHARSTTRSGYFPGASWMTVKMLAEESTGRLLGAQIVGGPGAGKRIDTVATALSAGLTLEEFIYLDLAYAPPFSPVWDPVVVAARKLAREA
- the rsmG gene encoding 16S rRNA (guanine(527)-N(7))-methyltransferase RsmG; protein product: MSGEPLDLEFVQQALGRWGEAFTPERERAFQQYGQLLLQWNRQINLTGLDEWSAIQRRLLVESLALLPWVDRACERKTPCRMIDVGTGAGIPGIPIAVVRPSLMITLLDATKKKIRFLETVVQQLRLANVVPIHERAEVLAHQPAHRGRYHLATARALAHLATACELTLPFLAPGGLALFPKGTGIEQELAESQPALALLGGELLAVEPLPLADLVGTASTLVVVRAVRPCPPMYPRRPGVPAKRPLGEFTRKE